A single region of the Victivallis lenta genome encodes:
- the kdpA gene encoding potassium-transporting ATPase subunit KdpA — translation MIYSFLLAIAVLGLSILISLPLGKWMFKMMCPAPGLMGPTHKKVEGFFHKVIGRAAEADQNWKQYTVSLLIFNTIMFVVVTGVLAFQQFLPLNPDGQKAIEGSLIFNTVTSFVTNTNLQHYSGESTLSYFSQLFGIMWLQFVSAATGLAAVTAASRWLGGSRERNNFYLDMCRATFLVILPVAAIGATLLVLCGLPMTFDGAAVVHTLEGAVQTIARGPVAVEVIIKQLGTNGGGFFGPNSTHPLENVGFYSNIIECISLVIIPMGCVWMFGMITKHRKHALVIFAVMTVLCLVKLGCAITFESEPAVALHDLPVAEASNLEGKELRLGAGASPLWAVFTTCTSNGSVNSMHCSLNPLTGLIPLAGMWFNITFGGIGVGFLGLFTYIIIGVFICGMMVGRTPEYLGKKVETREMKYALPALLMHPLCILGGMAIFCLIPSWGRDTVLNPGFHGFTEMLYEFTSSSANNGSGFEGLGDNTVPWNIACGLVMLIGRFIPIIFQLAICGSLFAKKEVPETVGTLKTDTALFGVVIGGTVVFVGALLFLPVAVLGPIAEYLTTLVH, via the coding sequence ATGATTTACTCTTTTCTGCTTGCAATTGCCGTTCTCGGGCTGTCGATCCTGATTTCGCTGCCGCTCGGGAAATGGATGTTCAAGATGATGTGCCCGGCCCCCGGCCTCATGGGGCCCACGCATAAGAAAGTCGAGGGCTTCTTCCACAAAGTGATCGGGCGCGCCGCCGAAGCCGACCAGAACTGGAAACAGTATACGGTCAGCCTTCTGATCTTCAACACGATCATGTTCGTGGTCGTGACCGGCGTGCTGGCGTTCCAGCAGTTCCTGCCGCTGAACCCGGACGGGCAGAAGGCGATCGAGGGCAGCCTGATCTTCAACACCGTCACCTCGTTCGTGACCAACACCAATCTGCAGCACTACTCCGGCGAAAGCACGCTGTCGTACTTCTCGCAGCTCTTCGGCATCATGTGGCTGCAGTTCGTGTCGGCGGCGACCGGGCTGGCGGCGGTGACCGCCGCTTCCCGCTGGCTCGGCGGCTCCCGGGAACGGAACAACTTCTATCTGGATATGTGCCGCGCCACGTTTCTGGTGATCCTGCCGGTCGCCGCGATCGGCGCGACGCTGCTGGTCCTCTGCGGGCTGCCGATGACCTTCGACGGCGCGGCGGTGGTCCATACGCTGGAAGGCGCGGTGCAGACCATCGCCCGCGGCCCGGTGGCGGTCGAAGTGATCATCAAGCAGCTCGGCACCAACGGCGGCGGCTTCTTCGGGCCGAACTCGACCCATCCGCTCGAAAACGTCGGCTTTTACAGCAACATCATCGAGTGCATCAGCCTGGTGATCATCCCGATGGGCTGCGTCTGGATGTTCGGCATGATCACGAAGCACAGAAAGCACGCGCTGGTGATCTTCGCGGTGATGACGGTGCTCTGCCTCGTAAAGCTCGGCTGCGCGATCACCTTTGAAAGCGAACCGGCCGTCGCGCTGCATGACCTGCCGGTCGCCGAAGCCTCCAACCTCGAAGGCAAGGAGCTGCGTCTCGGCGCGGGCGCAAGCCCGCTGTGGGCGGTGTTCACGACTTGCACCAGCAACGGTTCGGTGAACTCGATGCACTGCAGCCTGAATCCGCTGACCGGGCTGATCCCGCTGGCAGGCATGTGGTTCAACATCACTTTCGGCGGCATCGGCGTCGGCTTCCTCGGACTCTTCACCTACATCATCATCGGCGTATTCATCTGCGGCATGATGGTCGGGCGGACGCCGGAATACCTCGGCAAGAAGGTCGAGACCCGCGAGATGAAGTACGCGCTCCCGGCGCTGCTGATGCACCCGCTGTGCATCCTCGGCGGCATGGCGATCTTCTGCCTGATCCCGTCGTGGGGACGCGACACCGTGCTGAATCCGGGCTTCCACGGCTTCACCGAGATGCTCTATGAATTCACCTCGTCTTCGGCCAACAACGGCTCCGGCTTCGAGGGGCTGGGCGACAACACCGTGCCGTGGAACATCGCCTGCGGGCTGGTGATGCTGATCGGCCGGTTCATCCCGATCATCTTCCAGCTGGCGATCTGCGGCTCGCTCTTTGCGAAGAAGGAGGTCCCCGAAACGGTGGGAACGCTCAAGACCGATACCGCGCTCTTCGGCGTGGTGATCGGCGGCACCGTGGTCTTCGTCGGCGCTCTGCTCTTTCTGCCGGTGGCGGTCCTCGGGCCGATCGCCGAATATCTCACCACCCTTGTACACTGA
- a CDS encoding ATP-binding protein, with protein sequence MLDIKRKFLVSLLGLLALIFVIGAVMIVQVRKLGNSIDVILRENYQSVILCQRFNETLEKINEGFLRRFAGDSAVTSAFFDGQLANLNKIWKAELNNITVAGERELADRTAALLVNYSDSIRKVSAPGLAPAECQKLYGTEIYPLAVQLRQLSGEVLELNQKNMIAANNHAREEAARFYNRVLLILFGCAVFAVLQMLLLRHWIEKPIRKLTELTTEIAGGNLDIVLETNSNDEIGQLSRAFNSMTTALRETRRSERMRLERSERTNQDVFKELPTPIAVIDARSGKVEITTQSADRCFGLKAGVKLSDLRIAWLSELYSHVLQTGLVSTPQDRKEVQFFIENREYFFQPVALPIPAGAPPEQLSGVAIILKDVTLAHEQQELKRSVLATVSHQLKTPLTSLQMSIYLLLEEKIGKLSAEQLDLVMSMREDSERLTAIIDDLLDLNRASSQKHFKLEPRRPEILLQDAKERFRSVCLDKDIKMEIEAAPGLPEVTVPVNRINYVFDNLIDNAVRFTPAGGTITLKAEARGNLMRFAVQDTGSGMPEEVRSHLFEQFYRAPGQEASSGVGLGLSIVKEIITALGGTVEVESSEGNGSTFHFTLPLKQDNQPERSSVVW encoded by the coding sequence ATGTTGGATATCAAACGTAAATTTCTGGTCAGTTTGCTTGGCCTGCTGGCGTTGATCTTTGTGATCGGCGCCGTTATGATCGTGCAAGTCAGGAAACTGGGCAATTCCATCGATGTCATTCTGCGTGAAAATTATCAGAGTGTCATTCTTTGCCAGCGTTTTAACGAGACTCTGGAGAAAATCAACGAGGGTTTTCTGCGCCGGTTCGCCGGGGATTCTGCCGTGACATCCGCCTTTTTTGACGGACAGCTTGCGAATCTGAATAAAATCTGGAAAGCGGAATTAAATAACATCACTGTTGCGGGTGAGCGCGAGCTGGCCGACAGGACTGCCGCGCTTCTGGTAAACTACTCCGACAGTATTCGCAAAGTTTCCGCTCCGGGACTTGCTCCGGCGGAGTGTCAAAAGCTGTACGGCACGGAAATCTATCCGCTGGCGGTTCAATTGCGGCAGCTCTCCGGAGAAGTGCTGGAACTGAACCAGAAGAACATGATTGCCGCCAATAATCATGCGCGCGAAGAGGCTGCCCGATTTTACAACCGGGTATTGCTGATTCTGTTCGGCTGCGCTGTTTTCGCGGTGCTGCAGATGCTGCTGCTGCGGCACTGGATTGAAAAACCGATCCGGAAGCTGACTGAGCTGACAACGGAAATCGCCGGCGGCAACCTCGACATCGTACTGGAAACGAATTCCAATGACGAAATCGGACAGCTTTCGCGCGCATTCAACTCAATGACGACCGCACTGCGCGAAACCCGTCGCTCCGAACGGATGCGGCTGGAGCGTTCCGAACGGACCAATCAGGACGTTTTCAAAGAGCTTCCCACCCCGATTGCCGTGATCGATGCGCGGAGCGGCAAGGTGGAGATCACGACGCAGAGCGCCGACCGCTGTTTCGGGCTGAAAGCAGGTGTAAAGCTCAGCGATCTGCGGATTGCGTGGCTTTCCGAGCTTTACAGTCACGTTTTGCAGACCGGGCTGGTTTCGACGCCGCAGGACAGGAAAGAGGTCCAGTTCTTCATCGAGAACCGGGAATATTTCTTTCAGCCTGTGGCGTTGCCGATCCCGGCCGGCGCTCCGCCCGAACAGCTCTCCGGGGTTGCGATTATCCTGAAGGATGTTACGCTGGCCCATGAACAGCAGGAGCTGAAGCGCAGCGTATTGGCGACGGTTTCCCACCAGTTGAAAACGCCGCTGACCTCACTGCAGATGTCGATTTATCTTCTGCTGGAGGAGAAGATCGGCAAACTCTCTGCCGAACAGCTTGATCTGGTCATGTCGATGCGCGAGGACAGCGAACGGCTGACGGCGATCATCGACGACCTGCTCGATCTCAATCGGGCCTCCAGTCAGAAGCATTTCAAGCTTGAACCGCGCCGGCCGGAAATTTTATTGCAGGATGCAAAGGAGCGTTTCCGCTCCGTCTGCCTCGACAAGGATATCAAAATGGAGATTGAGGCGGCACCCGGCCTTCCGGAGGTGACGGTTCCGGTCAACCGGATCAATTACGTGTTCGACAACCTGATCGACAATGCCGTCCGCTTTACGCCGGCGGGCGGAACCATCACCCTGAAAGCGGAAGCCCGGGGAAATCTCATGAGGTTTGCGGTTCAGGATACCGGCAGCGGCATGCCGGAAGAGGTCAGAAGCCATCTTTTCGAACAATTTTACCGGGCCCCCGGACAGGAAGCATCCTCCGGCGTCGGTCTCGGTTTATCGATCGTAAAAGAAATTATCACTGCTTTGGGAGGAACGGTCGAGGTGGAAAGCTCCGAAGGCAATGGAAGCACGTTCCATTTCACTTTGCCGCTGAAGCAGGACAATCAACCGGAAAGGAGTTCTGTTGTATGGTAA
- a CDS encoding potassium-transporting ATPase subunit F, producing MIYLASAATAFCTVYLCYVLLKPEKF from the coding sequence ATGATTTATCTGGCTTCCGCCGCAACGGCGTTCTGCACGGTGTATCTGTGCTATGTTCTTTTGAAACCTGAAAAGTTTTAA